The genomic stretch AATCCTCATAAGAGTTCAAAACACTATTACTAGCAAAAGATAAATGACTAGAGCTAAACTGGAGCGGAAACAATCTTCCCACTTTAGGCCCCTTCGCGATCACCTTCCCTGACACCTGCTCCTGCACAAGACAACCAACACGAGAAAAATTAACATTATAATTGTTATCCACCAATTGACCAATTGACAATAAGTTGGAAGCAATTCCGGGTGATACAAGCACGTCACGAAAGTTAGAGTTTATGTCACCAACATCAGTGATAATGAGTTTATTACCATCAGCAATTTGAATTTGCTGATTTCCATTATAAGAATGTAAATTGTGCAAGTATTCAGAGGAGCCCGTCATGTGATTGGATGCGCCAGAATCAAGAAACCACGGTATAGAAACATTAGAAGACTTACCCTGAATTCCGAAGGCTGAAAGAGCAGAATGTACCATTTGTTGAATCATTTCAGGTTGTATAACACCGCCATTAGATGCACCAGTACTGAGAGGACCAACTGTAGAGTTGGTAGTGGCATGGAATGCTTGGGCTGGACGTTGTGTTGGTTGGGGAGGACACGTGGGATAGTCAGAGATGATATGACCCCGTTGTTTGCAATAGTTGCAAAACTTCTTACTGCAGCTGCGAGCAATATGTCCAAATTGTTTGCAAGAAAAACATTGGACTTGTCGCATATCACGACCCTTTCATCTGCTCTGAGCAGCATATGCAATTGCCACGGGTTCGGAACTGACAACATCATGAGACATAGCTCCTTGAGTAATCAGACGTTGTTCTTCCCTGAGAAGTTCACCAACACAAGTATCCAAAGAAGGAACAGGATTCCTATTTAGCAAAGCACCTCTGACAACCTCAAATTCTGAACGAAGTTTCATGAGAAATTGATCTTGCCCACTGGTGTTGTAAACTTCTTGAACAGCCGCGAGGGAGGTCTTGGGAACCTTAGCGTGTATAATAGCGGAGTGTTCTATCCAGAGATTTAGAAAACCAGAATAGTATTCTTGAATAGACAAGTCACCTTGTTTATAGTTGGCTATGTCTAGCTCTAACTGAAACCGTTTTTCCGAATTGTCCTGGTTATAAACGCGCTTCAAATAATTCCATATTTCTTGAGCAGTTGAAAAAGAGCGCAAATTATTGATCATCTGAGGATCAATACTGTTGAGAATCCAAGTGATGATTTGAGTATCTTTAGTTTCCCACACATCTAAAGCAGTTTTCTCCGTTGGTGCCTTAGAAACATCATCTAAGTGACTCCATAATCCCTTTCCTCTAACATACATCTTAAATTGAAATTCCCATGCCGAATAATTTTTGCTGGTAAAACGGACACAAAAATTATCTCTTTCTTTTTCGGAAGCCATCTAAGTTAGTATGCAACAAGATTCAACCTCACTAATTGataaattattataataataataattcttattataataattattatgATTATAATAATAATCTAGCAACAGTAAACAAACCAAATACTCCACGAAGAGTATAGTGTCCACAATCCACAAACAGTGCAACAAGAAGATAACCAAGATAATCCACGAACAGAACAATCCACAATCCACAAACAAAGCAAATGCGATTTTGAAGAAGTGGCAAAATCAAAAGATAATCACGATCAAGAATCTCAAACCAAGAACATCCAAgaacaaaaaaaatcaaaattgcaaCCGAAAAAAAAAACACGACCGAGAATCACGATTTGGGAAAAGAATCGCAAAACAAACCGAAGCCCTAACCCTAGAATCACGATGAAATCTCCGCGAAACAAATTCCACGTTGATCGATCAGAGACCAATAAACGATGTACAACAAAACTCGATCAGAACCAGAAAATCACAAGTTTGATCGTGAGGCTGATACCATGTCAGAAAAATAGGTTTGATCCCTCTCTCATTATTATTTCTGGTATATATAGAGATTACAGGGTTATACAAGTAATTACACTAATTAATTACATTTAATGAGAACAAATCAATTTCTGATTTGTTTCCCTTATTCTAGGAACAAACCCTATGAATAAACTAATTCCTATTAATACTGATTTGTTTCCCTTATTCTAGGAACAAACCCTTAATCTATGAATAAACTAATTCCTATTCACAGTCTGACCCCAATTCGAGGTTCTTCATCTGATAATGTGTCTTCATCACCACCCTCATGAATGTTTGCAGTGTTTGCAATTTTCCTTGCCACCCAAGTTAATTATGGACTTAGTGTTGGATGCATCACATTTCTTCCAACCCCAGGGTTCTTCCGCATTATCTTGACATCTTTGTTCATCTCAATATTATTCAACATGAGATTGTTCAATCTATATGCACCAATCATATGATAACCAACCAAAATCATTGGTTCACCTCTACTTTATAGCTTCTTTCTTCATGCATGAGGGATACATTTGAAGTATAGTGAGATAAACACTCTCAAATAAGTCACAATTAGTTTCGTTCCTGACCAAACATCCTCTTGTCCTTTTCCTTAAATATTTTGTAGGTATTTACTCAAGATATAAGCAGTTGTGATCACTACTTCTACCTATAGATTGTGAGTTAGCCCTTTATGTTTAAACATGCTTCTTGCCATTTTCAGTACACTTATGTTTCTTTCTTCAACTAGTTCATCATGTATTGGATTATATGGTGTTGTGAATTCATGTATGATTTCATGTTGACTGCAATAGTTTTCAAGTTCATTGGATGTATAATCTCCTCCTCTATTTATCCTCAAAGTCTTCACGGTCTTGCCACTATGTTTCTCAACTAATCTCTTAAATCTTTTGTACACCTACAAGGCATCACTCTTAGCCTTAATCAAATATAGACTCGTCATTCTCGAGAATTCATCTATAAATATGATTAATTATTTGTTTCCACCTAATGATAACACATCAAACGGGATACAATTTTTTGAATGAACCATATTTAAAATCTTGAGGGTTCTATATTTTGCACGTACTTATTTTAAAATTAGCCTCCTGTAGCATCATACTTAAGTGAATCATATTCTATGATTACTAAGTATACCATTTATACTATCAACACTTATTATATTACACTTCATCTCAGGGATATATAATACTGTTTATATTACTACTTTCTTGTAATATTGTAGATGAACAAGAACATCTATCATGCCTTATACTTCCAATTGGATTTCTATCAGCTAGGTTTGTCTTAGTTCTCTTTATTAAATCAAACTAACTGATCAAGTTATTGTTATCTATCATATGATTTGAGCACCTTATGTCAATGTACTAGGTCATTGAATTCATTTCATCTTCAATTGTTGTCACCATAAGAATCAATGGTTGAAAATCAAAACAAGAGCTTTAGTGTGCCAAAATTGCTTCTGCTTAATTGTTTTGAGGTTTATTTTCTTTCACAAACCAACATTCATCATCATAGTATCCAAATTTCTTATCAAAGGGATTTCTTCTTGGCATGATTATTTTCATTCCCTCAGCCTCTTATATGAAATGATTCCTTTTAAATTGGCTTGATTAgtcttattttatttctttttctagATATCCTCAATGTTCTTGAATCTACTAATAATGTAAGTATTGAGAGCAACCTAAGAGGGGATGAATTAGgttttatgattttttttctcatttttaagCAACGGTTCTTCCCtttttattattgtttttcaTAATCAAGTGTATGAACTTTGAATGAAAGTgcataaaaaataaaatgcaaaaaaataaAAGACACAAGAGATTTATCCTAGTTCCCTTTTCCAACTTAAGGGTACATATAGTCCTTTCACACCTTGAAGGGATTTTCCACTATGTAATATTTTTATACAAGCCTCGCACCAAGACCTGTCTTAGAATCTTCTAACATAAACACCAAACTTATGGTGGAATTTGAATCAACTCTATTCAAAGAAACTTTTTACAAACTCCAACAATATGTTGGATTTTGAATCTCCCCAAATCAAAGAATTTTTTCCAACACAAACAGAAAATATACCATTTTCTATTTGCAAACACTTTTAGAAAGCATACACATTTTCTTTACAAATTAAGTCACCATACACTTGGTGATCAATTACAATACTTAAACAAATTTGAATATATGTAGTTGTTTTATAATCAATTTCAATAATATATGAACCTTAAGTGCTCACAAATTTGAATGAAACTTTTTCAATGATATGAAAGTTTATGCACAAAGTTTCTTGTTTTATGATGTATGAACActttaaaaaatatttgaattgtATTTGAATTTTGTATGGAAGAGGTTATTTGAAAACTAATGTATTTTATATTAAATACATGCTAAGAAACCTCTATGAATTTATGCTAACTGATGTATTTTACGATATATTTGCAAAATGTTTGAATTTGATGCTAACTTGTTTCTATTACCTTTATAAACACTCAAATTATTTCTAACAAAAACAATGTGAGACTATATTCTAACCAATTTGTGTTCACATTATTTTTCCAAGATTCTTGTTCCTCCCTCACAATATTCTCTTTCTACTCCAACTTCCCTCATTTCTTATATGTATTTTTAAACTTTCATATGATTTTTATATAGGTGTTGATACACCTTTAACTCATAGCCTTTTTTACATGTGGATCTTTAGCTTTGGTTTATGGAAGCATATTGCTTTATAGGCATCAAAAACCTATGGTATATGTatcttcatttcatttttttttctttttgagaTTATGCATTGCACGTGTTCTTATATTTTATGCAAATTTTTTGGTATTGATATTTATTATTAGGTTTCGTGTTGATGCTCAAGGGTTTCAGTGCAGTTTGGTTTATTGTTTTAGCAGTGTAAAAAAGGATGATATTTGGATTTTAAGTTATGATTTTGTATGCAGTTATCAAATCATGTCAGTATAGTTCAATTACAAGTGTAACATTATTGGACTGTTGGACAGTGCCTTGGGTGATTCTACTCACATGAATCTTACTATTCTAATTTGGTTTTCCAATGGAAACCTAATACTACAAATTTAAATTGCTTTTTTGTCTTATAATTTAGTTTAGTTTCTTAACTTCATTATTTGACAGATCTGTTTTAGAATTAAAGACTTTGGAATCAATCAAATTGTCTGTAAATATTGTAAGTGGTCCATTCTCAAATCATTTTAAGGCATAATACAAAACACTGAAATTCATGTTTGCATAGTTGAATGTTTATACTAGATATATCTAAATTCCTTA from Lathyrus oleraceus cultivar Zhongwan6 chromosome 7, CAAS_Psat_ZW6_1.0, whole genome shotgun sequence encodes the following:
- the LOC127104707 gene encoding uncharacterized protein LOC127104707 — translated: MASEKERDNFCVRFTSKNYSAWEFQFKMYVRGKGLWSHLDDVSKAPTEKTALDVWETKDTQIITWILNSIDPQMINNLRSFSTAQEIWNYLKRVYNQDNSEKRFQLELDIANYKQGDLSIQEYYSGFLNLWIEHSAIIHAKVPKTSLAAVQEVYNTSGQDQFLMKLRSEFEVVRGALLNRNPVPSLDTCVGELLREEQRLITQGAMSHDVVSSEPVAIAYAAQSR